DNA from Bradyrhizobium diazoefficiens USDA 110:
TGGGCGCACCAGGGCTCGAACCTCGGACCCGCTGATTAAGAGATTGCGACGGGTTGAGAGCAATCAATGGCTTGCCTGCCTCAGACTGGAGCTTATCCGGCCGAGAATGGGCGTCTGCCGCGCGATCACAACGCTGCTTTTGCCCGGCCGGCCGGAGTCTTGCTGCACCGCAACTTGGCTGCAGATTTCTTCGTGCGCGTGCCTGCCAATCAGCACTGGATATTGCGGGTGGACCCATTCCGGGCAAAGAGAGGAACCCTCGTCCTCCTGCGATAAACCGCATAGACGCCGAACAAGGTAGCAGCCGTTGTCGAACATCAATCTCAAGCTTCTCCATACCTTCCTGCTCGCGGCGGAGCACGAAAGCTTCAGGAAAGCCGCACAGGAATCGAACCGGTCTCCGTCCGCGGTGAGCATGCAGGTCCGCGGGCTGGAGGAGCAGATCGGCGTCCAGCTCTTTCGCAGAACGCCGCAGAAGGTCCTGCTGACGCCCGAGGGCCGGATCCTGTTCGAACAGGCCAAGCGTGCGCTGCAGGAGGTCCAGTCAGGGCTCGATTTGCTGACGGAAGCAGCTCAGTCGCGCAGCCGCCACATTCAGATGGCCTGCGTCCCGACGCTTGCGACTGGCTGGCTTCCGAACATCCTGGCGACTTTCAAGATCCGTCATCCGAACACCCAGGTGCAACTCATGGAGTTGCCGACCGGGCCCATGCTTGAACTGCTGCGACGGCGGGATGTCGAATTCGGAGTTGGTCCGCAGATTCCTGGCATGGAGGATTTCGAGTTCGAGCCGATCCTCGAGGATCCGCTCTATGCTTGCGTGCCGCCCGTCTTCGACGAGGGACAATCGAGCGTCTGCTTTGCCGACCTCGTCGACAAGCCCACGATCATGCTGTCGAAATCGACTGCTGTCCGGGGATTGATCGATGACACGCTGGAGACACTCGGAATCCATCTCGATGTCCCGTTCGAGGTCCAGCAGGCCACGACGGCAATGGCCCTTGCGGCGTCCGGGCTCGGCATTGCAATCGTGCCCCGGGTCGCGCTGGTGCAGGCCGGAGTGCAGCAATTTCGCATGGTGCCGATCTCCAACCATGTCGGGCTCCGTCAGGTCGGCCTGATCACCGCGCGCGGGCCGATCCTCCGCCCCAACACCGAACGGCTGATTACCTTGATACGAACCAGCCTTGCCCAGCTCCGCTGAGCCCGGCGCATCAAAGCCGTTTCAGCAGAGCATCCACGACCTGATTGGTCGGCGCGACGCCGCCGATGTCGCGGGTCCTCAATGCGGGGTCCTCCAGCCCGGCGCACACCGCAGCTTCGATCCTGTCGGCCCCAAGCTTCAGCCGGCTATCGCGATGGCGCTGATCCAGACGCCTCAGCATCAGGATCGATGCCAGGATGGTTCCATAGGGATTGGCGAGTCCCTTTCCCGCGATGTCGGGCGCCGAGCCGTGCGAGGCCTGGAAGAAACCGATCCCGTCACCGACCTCTTCCGATGGAGCCATGCCCATGCCGCCGACGGTCGCCGCACCGAGATCGGAAATGATGTCGCCGAACATGTTCTCGGTAACGATGACGTCGAAATGAGTGGGCTTGTTGACGAGATGAACCGTCATCGCGTCAACTAGGACGTGCTCGGCCTCGATGTCGGGATATTCCTTCGCCACCTCGTCGAACACGGCACGGAAGAACGCGTAGGTCCGCAGCACATTGGCCTTGTCGCAGCAGGTCACGCGGCGTCGTCCGTCCTTCGGCGAGCCGTTGCGCGTTCTGGCCAGCTCGAACGCGAACCGTACGATGCGCTCGACGCCCTTCCGGGTCTGGACGAGGGTATCGACAGCCACTTCTTCCCTCAGTAGCGCACCCGCGCCGCGCGCGGCATAGAGTCCTTCGCTGTTCTCCCTGACGATGACGTAATCGATCGGACCCGGCCGCCCCAGGGGCGACGGAACGCCCTTGTAGAGTTTGATCGGCCGTACATTGGCAAAAAGGTCGAGCTTGAAGCGGAGCGTCAACGTGAAGTCGAGCCCGGCTTCGGTCCCGTCAGGATGGACCACGCCGGGAATGCCGGCCGCACCGTGCAGAATGGCGTCGGCCGTCCTGCAG
Protein-coding regions in this window:
- a CDS encoding isocitrate/isopropylmalate dehydrogenase family protein; translation: MKDTYTIAVVHGDGIGPEVARAAVAVLQAGVQAGTLRFVDYPAGADHFLKTGDSFPAASFEGCRTADAILHGAAGIPGVVHPDGTEAGLDFTLTLRFKLDLFANVRPIKLYKGVPSPLGRPGPIDYVIVRENSEGLYAARGAGALLREEVAVDTLVQTRKGVERIVRFAFELARTRNGSPKDGRRRVTCCDKANVLRTYAFFRAVFDEVAKEYPDIEAEHVLVDAMTVHLVNKPTHFDVIVTENMFGDIISDLGAATVGGMGMAPSEEVGDGIGFFQASHGSAPDIAGKGLANPYGTILASILMLRRLDQRHRDSRLKLGADRIEAAVCAGLEDPALRTRDIGGVAPTNQVVDALLKRL
- a CDS encoding LysR family transcriptional regulator yields the protein MSNINLKLLHTFLLAAEHESFRKAAQESNRSPSAVSMQVRGLEEQIGVQLFRRTPQKVLLTPEGRILFEQAKRALQEVQSGLDLLTEAAQSRSRHIQMACVPTLATGWLPNILATFKIRHPNTQVQLMELPTGPMLELLRRRDVEFGVGPQIPGMEDFEFEPILEDPLYACVPPVFDEGQSSVCFADLVDKPTIMLSKSTAVRGLIDDTLETLGIHLDVPFEVQQATTAMALAASGLGIAIVPRVALVQAGVQQFRMVPISNHVGLRQVGLITARGPILRPNTERLITLIRTSLAQLR